DNA sequence from the Planifilum fimeticola genome:
CGACCAGCAGATCCTCGACCTTCCCCACAAGGATTTGCGCCGCGCCAGGGCGGCCGGGATGTCGATCATCCCGACGACGACGGGGGCCGCGGCGGCCGTTGCCAAGGTGCTGCCGGAGCTGAAAGGGAAACTGAACGGTTTTGCCATGCGCGTTCCCACCCCCAACGTGTCCGTCGTCGATCTGGTGGCCGAACTGGATCGGGAAGTGACGGCGGAGGAGGTCAACGAAGCGTTGCGCCTTGCGGCGGAAGGGGATCTGAAGGGGATTCTCGGCTACACTGAGGAGCCGCTGGTGTCCAAGGACTTCAACGGCGATTCCCGGTCCTCCATCGTCGACGCGCTCTCCACGATGGTGATGGAAGGAAACATGGTGAAGGTGGTCGCCTGGTACGACAACGAATGGGGATACTCCAACCGCGTGGTCGACTTGGCCGCTTATATTGTCAAGCGGGGTCTGAAAGCCTAGAATATGAGAGGAACGGAGGAGAGGCCTTCTCCTCCTTCTCATGTGCGGAGGGAGATGGACTTCGTGAAAAAGAAAACGATCAGCGATGTGGACGTCCGGGGTCAACGCGTGTTTTGCCGGGTGGACTTCAACGTCCCTCTGGAGGGAGGAAAAGTGGCCGACGACACGAGGATCCGCGCCGCGCTCCCCACGATCCGTCACCTGGCGGAGAGGGGAGCCAAAGTGATCCTCGCCAGCCATCTGGGCCGTCCGAAGGGGCAGGTCAAGGAGGAGCTGCGGCTCACCCCCGTGGCCGAGCGGCTGTCGGAACTGCTGGAAAAACCGGTGGAAAAGGCGGACGACGTGATCGGCCCCTCGGTGGCGGAACGGGTGTCCCGATTGGCGGAGGGGCAGATCCTCCTCCTGGAAAACGTCCGCTTCCACCCCGGTGAGGAGAAAAACGATCCGGAACTGGCCAAGGCTTTTGCCGAGCTGGCCGATCTGTACGTCAACGATGCCTTCGGGGCGGCTCACCGGGCCCATGCCTCCACGGAGGGGATCGCCCGTCACCTGCCTGCGGTGGCCGGTTTTTTGCTGCAGAAGGAGCTCGAAGTGTTGGGCGAGGCCCTGGAGTCGCCGGAGAGACCCTTCACGGCGGTGATCGGCGGGGCCAAGGTGAAGGACAAGATCGGCGTCATCGAAAACCTGCTGAACAAGGTGGACAATCTGCTGATCGGAGGGGGCTTGTCCAACACCTTCATCAAAGCGCAAGGGCATGAGGTGGGCAAATCCCTCCTGGAGCAGGACAAAGTGGATCTGGCCCGCCGGCTGATCGAGCTGGCCGGGGAAAAGGGAGTGCACCTGCTGTTGCCGATCGACGTGGTGGTTGCGGACCGGCTGGAGCAGCCCGAAGACATCGGCGCGGTGGCGGTGGAGGCGATTCCCCCCGACCGGATGGCGCTGGATATAGGGCCGAGGACGCGCGAGCGGTTTGCCGAAGTGATCCGCCAGTCCAGACTGGTCGTGTGGAACGGGCCGATGGGCGTCTTCGAACAGGAACCCTTCGACGAGGGGACGAATGCGGTCGCCCGGGCCCTGGCGGATTCAAAAGCCCGGTCCATCGTTGGAGGCGGCGATTCCGCGGCGGCCATCGAAAAGTCGGGTCTGGCGGATCGAATCGACCACATCTCCACCGGCGGCGGGGCTTCCCTGGAATTGATGGAGGGGAAAGAGCTCCCGGGTGTGGCCGCGCTGGACGACCGGGACTAATCACAGAAAGGGGGACAGCCATGCGCATTCCCGTCATCGCAGGAAACTGGAAGATGCATAAGACCGTCAAAGAAGCGCTGTCCTTTCTCAGCACCCTTCGCTCGGGATCGTTGCCCGGGAATGTGGAAACGGTGATCTGCGCGCCTTATCCCGCCCTTCCCGCGCTGGTCGAGGCGGCGGAGGAAACCGGCATCGGAATCGGGGCGCAAAACCTGCACTGGGCCGAAGAGGGGGCGTACACCGGCGAGGTGAGCGCCCGGATGCTGACCGATATCGGCGTTCGCTACACGATTATCGGCCATTCCGAGCGGCGGGCCTATTTTGCCGAGACGGACGAGTCGGTCAACCGGAAAGGGAAGACCGCCCTGAAACACGGTCTGGTACCCATCCTCTGCGTCGGCGAGTCGCTCGAGGAGCGGGAAAGCGGAAAAACGAAGCATGTGGTGCGGGAGCAGATCCTGCGGGCCCTGGACGGGTTCGGATCGGAGGAAGTGAAGCGGCTGATCGTCGCCTACGAGCCGGTCTGGGCCATCGGGACCGGCCGGGCGTCCACGGCGGAGGATGCCGGCGAGGTGATCGGATTCGTCCGCCGGACGATCGCCGATCTCTACGATCAGCAGGTGGCAGCTGAAGTGCGCATCCTGTACGGCGGAAGCGTGAAGCCGGACAACATCGGGTCGTTCCTGGCCGAAGCCGACATCGACGGAGCCCTGGTGGGGGGAGCCAGCCTGGATCCGGAGTCGTTCCGGCAACTGGTCGCCGCCGCGGCTTCCGGGAGGGAGAAAGGATGAACGAGCGCAAAAAACCGGTGGCTCTGATCATTCTGGACGGCTTTGCCCTTCGGGAGGAAACCCATGGGAACGCCGTCGCCCAGGCGAAAAAGCCCAACTTTGACCGCTATTGGTCCCGCTATCCCCACACCCTTCTTCAGGCCAGCGGCGAGGCCGTCGGCCTGCCGGAGGGACAGATGGGCAACTCCGAAGTGGGTCACCTCAACATCGGTGCCGGCCGGATCGTCTACCAGGATCTGACCCGGGTGACGAAGGCGATCCGGGAGGGGAGCTTTTTTGAAAACGAAACCTTCCTCGGAGCCATCCGCCACGTGAAGGAACACGGGAGCAAGCTGCACCTTTACGGATTGCTGTCGGACGGAGGGGTTCACAGCCATATCGACCACCTGTTCGCCCTCCTGGAGCTGGCGGCCCGGCAGCAGGTCCCCGATGTGCTGGTCCACGCCTTTTTGGACGGGAGGGATGTGGCGCCCGACAGCGGCATCCGATACATCCGGCAGCTGCTCTCCAAGATGGAGGAGTTGGGGACCGGGCGGCTCGCCACGATTCAGGGGCGGTATTACGCCATGGATCGGGATCGCCGCTGGGACCGGACGGAAAAGGCCTACCGGGCGATGGTCTACGGAGAAGGACCCAAATACCGGGATCCCGTCCAGGCGGTCAAGGAATCCTATGAAAAGAGCGTCTACGACGAGTTTGTGATGCCCACGGTGATCGTCGATGAAAAGGATCAACCGGTGGGTCTGATCGAAGACGACGACGCCGTGATCTTTTACAACTTCCGCCCCGACCGGGCGATCCAGATTTCCCTCGCCTTCACCAACGAGGATTTCCGCGGCTTTGACCGGGGACCCCAACGGCCGAAAAACCTGTATTATGTCTGTCTCACCCACTTCAGCGAGACGGTGCAGGGGTATGTGGCCTACCGGCCGACGGATCTGGACAACACCCTCGGCGAGGTCCTGTCCCAACACGGTCTCCGTCAGCTGCGCATCGCCGAGACGGAGAAATACCCCCATGTCACCTTTTTCTTCAGCGGAGGCCGGGAAGATCCATTTCCGGGGGAGGACCGGATTCTGATCGACTCCCCCAAGGTGGCCACCTATGACCTGAAACCGGAGATGAGCGCCTATGAGGTGACCGAAGCGCTCCTGAAGGAGATCGCGGCGGAGAAGCACGACGTGATCATCCTCAATTTCGCCAATCCGGACATGGTGGGCCACTCCGGCAAGCTGGAACCGACGGTCCGGGCGGTGGAAGCCGTCGACGAATGCCTGGGTCGGGTGGTGGAAGCGGTTCTCGCCAAAGGGGGCGTCGCCGTCATCACCGCCGACCACGGAAACGCCGACATGGTTCTGGATGCGGAGAACCGTCCGCACACGGCCCACACCACCTTCCCGGTGCCCTTCATCGTCACGGACGAAGGGGTGAAACTGCGGGAGGGAGGAATTTTGGCGGATATCGCTCCGACGATCCTGCGCCTGCTGGGCTTGCCCCGGCCGAAGGAGATGACGGGGCGTTCCATCGTCCTCTGACCCGGAGTTTGGACGGAGCTTTCGCGACAGGATAACACGCCCCTCCGCGCTTTGACGCGGAGAACCTTACGGAGGGAGGATCCAAATCCATGACGACGATTACCCACGTGCTCGCCCGGGAAGTGCTGGACTCCCGCGGAAACCCCACCGTGGAGGTGGAAGTGTATCTGGAATCGGGAGCCCGGGGCCGGGCGATCGTCCCGTCCGGCGCCTCGACGGGGGCCCATGAGGCGGTGGAACTGCGGGACGGAGACAAGGAGCGCTACCTGGGAAAAGGGGTGCTGAAGGCGGTTCAAAACGTCAACGACGTAATCGCGCCCAAGCTGGAGGGAATGGACGCCCTGGAGCAGGTGGCGATCGATCGGCTGCTGATCGACCTGGACGGCACTCCCAACAAGGGAAAACTGGGTGCCAACGCCATCCTGGGGGTTTCCATGGCCGTCGCCCGCGCCGCCGCCGAGGCCCTCGGCATGCCTTTGTACGCCTACCTGGGCGGCTTCAACGCCAAGGTGCTGCCCGTGCCCATGATGAACATCCTGAACGGCGGCAAGCACGCCGACAACAATGTGGACATTCAGGAGTTCATGATCATGCCCGTGGGGGCGAAGTCCTTCGCCGAAGGGCTGCGGATGGGCGTGGAAGTGTTCCACAGCCTGAAATCCGTCCTGAAGGAGAAGGGGCTGGCCACCTCGGTGGGTGACGAAGGGGGCTTCGCTCCCAACCTTTCTTCCAATGAGGAAGCCCTTCAGACGATCATGGCCGCCATCGAGCGCGCCGGTTACCGACCCGGCGAGGATGTCCGGCTGGCCCTCGATGTGGCCTCCACCGAATTGTACCGGGACGGCGCCTATCATTTGGCGGGCGAGGGTGTGACCAAGTCGGCCGATGAGATGATCGCCTATTACCGGGAGCTGGTGGAGAAGTACCCGATCGTCTCCATCGAAGACGGATTGGCCGAAGACGATTGGGAGGGATGGAAAAAGCTGACGGAAGCCCTGGGCGGAAAGGTTCAGCTGGTGGGGGACGATCTGTTCGTCACCAACACCGAGCGGCTGTCCCGGGGAATCGAAGCCGGCGTGGGCAATTCCATCCTGATCAAGGTGAACCAGATCGGAACCTTGACCGAGACCTTCGACGCGGTGGAGATGGCCAAACGGGCGGGGTACACGGCGGTCATTTCCCACCGCTCCGGAGAGACGGAGGATACGACCATCGCCGACATCGCGGTGGCAACCGGCGCGGGACAGATCAAGACCGGCGCCCCTTCCCGGACCGATCGGGTCGCCAAGTACAATCAGCTCCTCCGGATCGAGGAAGAGCTGAACGCCAGCGCCCGGTATCCGGGACAAGCGGCCTTTTACAATCTGAAGGGTTGACGTGTCTCACGCCCAGGGATGCACCCCGGAAAGGGCTTCGGGCCCGCGGGATGCATCCCTTTTTTTCCGTTGATCCCTTTTCGCGGTTGCAAAGCCCCCGGGCTTGTGCTACATTTACTGCAGTGGAAGTGTGGGCGGAGGTGGATATACCTTGGAACTGGCGGCCAAAATTCTGCTGGCGATCGTCAGCATTGGTTTGATCGTCGTCGTTTTGTTGCAATCGGGCAAAAGCGCCGGACTGTCCGGAGCCATCGCCGGCGGCGCCGAGCACCTGATGGGGAAAGCCAAGGCGCGGGGGATCGATGCCCTGCTTCACCGGATCACGGTGGTGTTGGCCACCCTGTTTATCCTGCTGACGCTGTTGGTCGGCTACTTCGTCAAGTGAAGAGGGATTGAAGCAGCGAGGTTCCGCCTTGCTGTTTTTTCTTTCGGGACGCATAAACGGACGGCCGGAGATATTCTCCGGCCGCTTCCTGCGCGCGAGAGGGGAGGGGGCATGCCGTGCCGTTCGACCGGGGCGGGATCGTTTGCGGCATCCCCCTTCCCTTTTTCCGTATCGATACCGATGGACCCTTAACCCTTTCTTTTCGACGGCGGTCTGTGTTATGGTAAAATTGTCCAGTCCGTCGGGACGCGGGAAAGAAGGAAGCGGGACACATGTTTCCTTCAGGGCGGTCCGCTTGCTCCTTCACGGATAGATCATCGCAAAGCTTGGAGAAAATAATAACGCAAAAAACGGGAGGCGGTTCATGAAAATCGTTCGTCGTTCACCGGAACCTTTTTTTTATCCGGGCGGAGAGATCGGATTGCTGCTGGTGCACGGGTTTACCGGTTCCCCGGCGGAATTGAGGCCGATGGGGGACTATTTCAGGAAAAGGGGGATTTCCGTCCATGCGCCCCTGCTCAAGGGACACGGGACCAGCCCGGAGGAGTTGGCAGGGACCACTTGGATGGACTGGCGGGAAAGCGTGCTTCAGGCTTATGACCGGTTGTGCCGGGACGCGGGCGTCCGACGTGTGTTCGCCGCGGGACTGTCGATGGGAGGGCTGTTGGTGCTGGATCTCGCCAGGCATCGTCCCCTCGACGGGGTGATCTCCATGTGCGCCCCCATTTGGTTGAAGGACCGACGGGCCGTTTTTGCTCCCCTGGTGCGCTTTTTCAGGCCGTATCTGCCGCGGCGGGAAGTCAAGGAAGCCCATATCGAGGAGCACCTGGTGCCCTACGACCGGTTGCCCCTCGTCTCCGTCGGCCACCTTCTGCGGCTGATCCGACAGGTGCGCCGTCGCTTGCCGGAGATCACCGTGCCGGCGCTGGTGATTCAATCGGAACGGGACGAAACCGTCGAACCCTCCAGCGGCCGGTACATTCTGAAGCGTCTCGGTTCGGAGGAGAAGGAGTTCAAATCCTACGCCAACTCTTCCCACATCATCACTCTGGACCGGGAACGGGAGCGGCTGTTCGCCGATGTGGAAAATTTTATTCAGCGCGTGACGCGAGAGGAAATCAGAGAGGAGAAGTAGGGTGACCCAAGAACAGGATATTCTTCGGTTTATGCAAAAACAGGCATACAAACCGATGACCCTTCAGGAGCTGTTGGAAACCTTCGGGGTCGAGGAAGATGAGGACCGGGAGCAATTTCAGCGGTTGCTCGCAGGAATGGAAGCCGAAGGGAAAATCGTGCGCACCCGGTCGAAGCGGTACGGGGTGCCCGAACGGCTCAACCTGGTGCGAGGCACTCTGCAGGGACATCC
Encoded proteins:
- a CDS encoding phosphoglycerate kinase, whose protein sequence is MKKKTISDVDVRGQRVFCRVDFNVPLEGGKVADDTRIRAALPTIRHLAERGAKVILASHLGRPKGQVKEELRLTPVAERLSELLEKPVEKADDVIGPSVAERVSRLAEGQILLLENVRFHPGEEKNDPELAKAFAELADLYVNDAFGAAHRAHASTEGIARHLPAVAGFLLQKELEVLGEALESPERPFTAVIGGAKVKDKIGVIENLLNKVDNLLIGGGLSNTFIKAQGHEVGKSLLEQDKVDLARRLIELAGEKGVHLLLPIDVVVADRLEQPEDIGAVAVEAIPPDRMALDIGPRTRERFAEVIRQSRLVVWNGPMGVFEQEPFDEGTNAVARALADSKARSIVGGGDSAAAIEKSGLADRIDHISTGGGASLELMEGKELPGVAALDDRD
- the tpiA gene encoding triose-phosphate isomerase, translated to MRIPVIAGNWKMHKTVKEALSFLSTLRSGSLPGNVETVICAPYPALPALVEAAEETGIGIGAQNLHWAEEGAYTGEVSARMLTDIGVRYTIIGHSERRAYFAETDESVNRKGKTALKHGLVPILCVGESLEERESGKTKHVVREQILRALDGFGSEEVKRLIVAYEPVWAIGTGRASTAEDAGEVIGFVRRTIADLYDQQVAAEVRILYGGSVKPDNIGSFLAEADIDGALVGGASLDPESFRQLVAAAASGREKG
- the eno gene encoding phosphopyruvate hydratase yields the protein MTTITHVLAREVLDSRGNPTVEVEVYLESGARGRAIVPSGASTGAHEAVELRDGDKERYLGKGVLKAVQNVNDVIAPKLEGMDALEQVAIDRLLIDLDGTPNKGKLGANAILGVSMAVARAAAEALGMPLYAYLGGFNAKVLPVPMMNILNGGKHADNNVDIQEFMIMPVGAKSFAEGLRMGVEVFHSLKSVLKEKGLATSVGDEGGFAPNLSSNEEALQTIMAAIERAGYRPGEDVRLALDVASTELYRDGAYHLAGEGVTKSADEMIAYYRELVEKYPIVSIEDGLAEDDWEGWKKLTEALGGKVQLVGDDLFVTNTERLSRGIEAGVGNSILIKVNQIGTLTETFDAVEMAKRAGYTAVISHRSGETEDTTIADIAVATGAGQIKTGAPSRTDRVAKYNQLLRIEEELNASARYPGQAAFYNLKG
- the gpmI gene encoding 2,3-bisphosphoglycerate-independent phosphoglycerate mutase → MNERKKPVALIILDGFALREETHGNAVAQAKKPNFDRYWSRYPHTLLQASGEAVGLPEGQMGNSEVGHLNIGAGRIVYQDLTRVTKAIREGSFFENETFLGAIRHVKEHGSKLHLYGLLSDGGVHSHIDHLFALLELAARQQVPDVLVHAFLDGRDVAPDSGIRYIRQLLSKMEELGTGRLATIQGRYYAMDRDRRWDRTEKAYRAMVYGEGPKYRDPVQAVKESYEKSVYDEFVMPTVIVDEKDQPVGLIEDDDAVIFYNFRPDRAIQISLAFTNEDFRGFDRGPQRPKNLYYVCLTHFSETVQGYVAYRPTDLDNTLGEVLSQHGLRQLRIAETEKYPHVTFFFSGGREDPFPGEDRILIDSPKVATYDLKPEMSAYEVTEALLKEIAAEKHDVIILNFANPDMVGHSGKLEPTVRAVEAVDECLGRVVEAVLAKGGVAVITADHGNADMVLDAENRPHTAHTTFPVPFIVTDEGVKLREGGILADIAPTILRLLGLPRPKEMTGRSIVL
- a CDS encoding alpha/beta hydrolase — translated: MKIVRRSPEPFFYPGGEIGLLLVHGFTGSPAELRPMGDYFRKRGISVHAPLLKGHGTSPEELAGTTWMDWRESVLQAYDRLCRDAGVRRVFAAGLSMGGLLVLDLARHRPLDGVISMCAPIWLKDRRAVFAPLVRFFRPYLPRREVKEAHIEEHLVPYDRLPLVSVGHLLRLIRQVRRRLPEITVPALVIQSERDETVEPSSGRYILKRLGSEEKEFKSYANSSHIITLDRERERLFADVENFIQRVTREEIREEK
- the secG gene encoding preprotein translocase subunit SecG, which gives rise to MELAAKILLAIVSIGLIVVVLLQSGKSAGLSGAIAGGAEHLMGKAKARGIDALLHRITVVLATLFILLTLLVGYFVK